One window of Cervus elaphus chromosome 2, mCerEla1.1, whole genome shotgun sequence genomic DNA carries:
- the LTBP3 gene encoding latent-transforming growth factor beta-binding protein 3 isoform X1, with translation MPGPRGAAGGLAPEMRGAGAAGLLALLLLLLGPDGGAEGGPAGERGAGGGGALARERFKVVFAPVICKRTCLKGQCRDSCQKGSNMTLIGENGHSTDTLTGSGFRVVVCPLPCMNGGQCSSRNQCLCPPDFTGRFCQVPAGGAGGGAGGSGPGLGRAGALSTGALPPLAPEGESVASKHAMYAVQVIADPPGPGEGPPAQHATFLVPLGPGQISAEVQAPPPVVNVRVHHPPEASVQVHRIEGPNAEGPAPSQHLLPHPKPPHPRPPTQKPLGRCFQDTLPKQPCGSNPLPGLTKQEDCCGSIGTAWGQSKCHKCPQLQYTGVQKPGPVRGEVGADCPQGYKRLNSTHCQDINECAMPGMCRHGDCLNNPGSYRCVCPPGHSLGPSRTQCIADKPEEKSLCFRLVSPEHQCQHPLTTRLTRQLCCCSVGKAWGARCQRCPADGTAAFKEICPAGKGYHILTSHQTLTIQGESDFSLFLHPDGPPKPQQLPESPSRAPPPEDTEEERGVSTDSPVIEEQSAQQSHPTVTISPARPYPELISWPPPPQFLPDLPPSRSAVEIAPTQVTETDECRLNQNICGHGECVPGPSDYSCHCNPGYRSHPQHRYCVDVNECEAEPCGAGRGICMNTGGSYNCHCNRGYRLHVGAGGRSCVDLNECAKPHLCGDGGFCINFPGHYKCNCYPGYRLKASRPPVCEDIDECRDPSTCPDSKCENKPGSFKCIACLPGYRSQGGGACRDVNECAEGNPCSPGWCENLPGSFRCTCAQGYAPAPDGRSCLDVDECEAGDVCDNGICANTPGSFQCQCLSGYHLSRDRSRCEDINECDFPAACIGGDCINTNGSYRCLCPQGHRLVGGRKCQDIDECSQDPGLCLPHGVCENLQGSYVCICDEGFTPTQDQHGCEEVEQPHHKKECYLNFDDTVFCDSVLATNVTQQECCCSLGAGWGDHCEIYPCPVYSSAEFHSLCPDGKGYTQDNNIVNYGIPAHRDIDECILFGAEICKEGKCVNTQPGYECYCQHGFYYDSNLLECVDVDECLDESNCRNGVCENTRGGYRCACTPPAEYSPVQRQCLSPEEMDVDECQDPTACRPGRCVNLPGSYRCECRPPWVPGPSGRDCQRPESPAERAPERRDVCWGQRGDDGMCAGPLAGPALTFDDCCCRQGRGWGAQCRPCPPRGAGSQCPTSQSESNSFWDTSPLLLGKPAREEDSSEEDSDECRCVSGRCVPRPGGAVCECPGGFQLDASRARCVDIDECRELNQRGLLCKTERCVNTSGSYRCVCKAGFARSRTHGACVPQRRR, from the exons ATGCCCGGGCCCCGTGGGGCTGCTGGCGGCCTGGCCCCTGAGAtgcgcggggcgggggcggcggggctgctggcgctgctgctgctgctgctgggcccGGACGGCGGGGCCGAGGGGGGGCCGGCAGGCGAGAGGGGcgctggcgggggcggggcgctGGCCCGCGAGCGCTTCAAGGTGGTCTTTGCGCCGGTGATCTGCAAGCGGACCTGTCTCAAGGGCCAGTGTCGGGACAGTTGTCAGAAGGGCTCCAACATGACGCTCATCGGAGAGAACGGCCACAGCACCGACACGCTCACGGGCTCCGGCTTCCGCGTGG TGGTGTGCCCCCTGCCCTGTATGAACGGCGGCCAGTGTTCCTCGCGAAACCAGTGCCTGTGTCCCCCGGACTTCACGGGTCGCTTCTGCCAGGTGCCGGCTGGAGGAGCTGGCGGAGGCGCTGGCGGCTCAGGCCCCGGGCTTGGCCGGGCCGGGGCCCTGTCCACGGGCGCGCTGCCGCCCCTGGCTCCAGAGGGCGAGTCTGTGGCCAGCAAGCACGCCATGTACGCGGTCCAGGTGATCGCCGATCCGCCAGGGCCCGGGGAGGGGCCCCCTGCCCAGCATGCGACCTTCCTGGTGCCCCTCGGGCCAGGACAGATCTCAGCGGAAG TGCAGGCCCCGCCCCCCGTGGTGAACGTGCGCGTCCACCACCCGCCCGAGGCCTCAGTCCAAGTGCACCGCATCGAAGGGCCCAACGCCGAgggccctgccccctcccagcacCTGCTGCCGCACCCCAAGCCCCCTCATCCCCGGCCACCCACCCAGAAGCCCCTGGGCCGCTGCTTCCAGGACACGCTGCCCAAGCAGCCC TGTGGCAGCAACCCCCTCCCGGGCCTCACCAAGCAGGAAGACTGCTGTGGGAGCATCGGCACCGCTTGGGGCCAGAGCAAGTGCCACAAGTGCCCCCAGCTGCAGT ACACAGGGGTGCAGAAGCCAGGGCCTGTTCGTGGGGAGGTGGGCGCTGACTGTCCCCAGGGCTACAAGAGGCTCAACAGCACGCACTGCCAGG ACATCAACGAGTGCGCGATGCCAGGCATGTGTCGCCATGGCGACTGCCTCAACAACCCTGGCTCCTATCGCTGTGTCTGCCCACCTGGCCATAGCTTGGGCCCCTCCCGCACACAATGCATTG CGGACAAGCCGGAGGAGAAGAGCCTGTGTTTCCGCCTGGTGAGCCCTGAACACCAGTGCCAGCACCCCCTGACCACACGTCTCACCCGCCAACTCTGCTGCTGCAGCGTCGGCAAGGCCTGGGGTGCCAGGTGCCAGCGCTGCCCAGCTGATGGCACTG CTGCCTTCAAGGAGATCTGCCCAGCTGGGAAGGGGTACCACATCCTCACCTCCCACCAGACGCTCACCATTCAGGGCGAAAGTGACTTTTCCCTTTTCCTGCACCCCGATGGGCCACCCAAGCCCCAGCAGCTGCCCGAGAGCCCCAGCCGGGCACCACCACCTGAGgacacagaggaagaaagag GGGTGAGCACAGACTCA CCAGTGATTGAAGAGCAGTCAGCGCAGCAGAGCCACCCGACTGTCACCATATCTCCTGCCCGGCCTTACCCGG AGCTGATCTCCTGGCCCCCGCCGCCCCAGTTCCTGCCCGACTTGCCCCCGTCCCGCAGTGCGGTGGAAATCGCCCCTACTCAAGTCACAG AGACGGACGAGTGCCGACTGAACCAGAACATCTGTGGCCACGGAGAGTGCGTCCCGGGGCCCTCGGACTATTCCTGCCATTGCAATCCCGGCTACCGGTCGCATCCGCAGCACCGCTACTGCGTGG ACGTGAACGAGTGCGAGGCAGAGCCGTGCGGCGCCGGGCGGGGCATCTGCATGAACACCGGAGGTTCCTACAACTGCCATTGCAACCGCGGCTACCGCCTGCACGTCGGCGCCGGGGGGCGCTCGTGTGTGG ACCTGAACGAGTGCGCCAAGCCCCACCTGTGCGGCGACGGCGGCTTCTGCATCAACTTTCCGGGACACTACAAGTGCAACTGCTACCCCGGCTACCGGCTCAAAGCCTCCCGACCTCCCGTGTGCGAAG ACATCGACGAGTGCCGAGACCCTAGCACCTGCCCGGATAGCAAATGCGAGAACAAACCTGGGAGCTTCAAGTGCATTGCCTGTCTGCCCGGCTACCGCAGCCAGGGGGGCGGGGCCTGCCGCG ATGTGAACGAGTGCGCCGAGGGCAACCCCTGCTCTCCAGGCTGGTGCGAGAACCTTCCGGGTTCCTTCCGCTGCACGTGCGCCCAAGGCTATGCGCCGGCGCCCGACGGCCGCAGTTGCCTGG ACGTGGACGAGTGTGAGGCTGGGGACGTGTGCGACAATGGCATCTGTGccaacacgccaggctccttcCAGTGTCAGTGCCTCTCTGGCTACCATCTGTCAAGGGACCGGAGCCGCTGCGAGG ACATCAATGAGTGTGACTTCCCTGCAGCCTGCATTGGGGGTGATTGCATCAACACCAATGGCTCCTATCGATGTCTCTGTCCCCAGGGGCATCGGCTGGTAGGCGGCCGGAAATGCCAAG ACATAGATGAGTGCAGCCAGGACCCAGGCCTGTGCCTTCCCCATGGGGTCTGTGAGAACCTGCAGGGCTCCTACGTTTGCATCTGTGATGAGGGCTTCACACCCACCCAGGACCAACACGGCTGTGAGG agGTGGAGCAGCCCCACCACAAGAAGGAGTGCTACCTTAACTTCGATGACACCGTGTTCTGTGACAGTGTTCTGGCCACCAATGTCACCCAGCAGGAGTGCTGCTGCTCGCTGGGGGCTGGCTGGGGAGACCATTGTGAGATCTACCCCTGCCCAGTCTACAGCTCAG CTGAGTTCCACAGCCTCTGCCCAGACGGGAAGGGCTATACCCAGGACAACAACATTGTCAACTATGGCATCCCAGCCCACCGTG ACATCGATGAATGCATATTGTTTGGGGCGGAGATCTGCAAGGAGGGCAAGTGCGTGAACACGCAGCCCGGCTACGAGTGCTATTGCCAGCACGGCTTCTACTACGACTCGAACCTGCTGGAATGCGTGG ACGTGGACGAGTGTTTGGACGAGTCTAATTGCCGGAACGGAGTGTGTGAGAACACGCGCGGTGGCTACCGCTGTGCCTGCACTCCCCCAGCCGAGTACAGCCCGGTGCAGCGCCAATGTCTGAGCCCAGAAGAGATGG ACGTGGACGAGTGCCAGGACCCCACAGCCTGCCGCCCTGGCCGCTGCGTCAACCTGCCTGGCTCCTACCGCTGCGAGTGCCGCCCGCCCTGGGTACCCGGACCCTCAGGCCGCGACTGCCAGCGCCCCGAGAGCCCGGCCG AGCGTGCCCCGGAGCGGCGGGACGTGTGTTGGGGCCAGCGCGGAGACGACGGCATGTGTGCAGGCCCCCTGGCCGGGCCCGCCCTCACCTTCGATGACTGCTGCTGTCGCCAGGGTCGAGGCTGGGGAGCCCAGTGCCGTCCGTGCCCGCCGCGCGGCGCTG GGTCCCAGTGCCCGACGTCGCAGAGTGAAAGTAATTCTTTCTGGGACACGAGCCCCCTGCTGCTGGGGAAGCCCGCCAGAG AAGAGGACAGCTCGGAGGAGGATTCGGACGAGTGTCGCTGTGTGAGCGGCCGCTGTGTGCCGCGGCCGGGCGGTGCAGTGTGCGAGTGTCCCGGCGGCTTCCAGCTGGACGCGTCCCGCGCGCGCTGCGTCG ACATCGATGAGTGCCGAGAGCTGAACCAGCGCGGCTTACTATGCAAGACCGAGCGCTGCGTGAACACGAGCGGTTCCTACCGCTGCGTCTGCAAAGCTGGCTTCGCGCGCAGCCGCACGCATGGAGCCTGCGTGCCCCAGCGCCGCCGCTGA